The Candidatus Binataceae bacterium DNA segment GACAGCCACTGCCACAGCTCGAACTGCTCTCATACTTTTTCCTGCTGGTGGTGGCCGGCAATGAGACCACCCGCAATGCAACCACCGGTGGCCTGCTCGCGCTGATCGAAAACCCCGATCAATGGGATCGGCTAAGAAAAAATCCAGCGCTACTCAAGCCAGCGGTCGAAGAGATCGTGCGTTGGACCACACCGGTGATTCAGTTCGCGCGCACTGCCGTCGAAGACACGGAAGTTCGCGGTCAGAAGATTCGCGCGGGTGAATCGGTATGCCTGTTTTACCCGTCAGCGAATCGCGACGAAGAAGTCTTCGATAACCCGTTCAAGTTCGACGTGAGCCGCGATCCCAATCCGCACATTGCGTTCGGAATCGGCGAGCACTTCTGTCTGGGGGCCAACCTCGCCCGACTGGAACTCGAAGTCATCTTCCGCCAGGTGATCGAACGGATGGAATACGCCGAGCTCGCTGGCCCGGTCGAGCGGCTGCGCTCCAGCTTCGTCGGCGGTATCAAGCACATGCCTATCAAGATGAAGCTGAATCCCGCCCGCAAGTGACGGCCTCATCCCAGGGAAACGCAAGCGATTGGATCTCACAAAGCCGGATTCTGTCCCGGCTGGGTGAGCTTGAGAATCGCTATTCTCTTGGAATCGGCGTTCCGCCGCGGGCGCTCGACTCGTAGCACGCCTCTACCAGCGCCATCGTTTTGAACGCGTCTTCGATTGGCGAGATGAGCGCCTTGTCCTCTCCCGCCACGAATCGTTGCAGGTTTGACATCGGTCCTTCGAACGCTTCCAGGAACCACGAGCCGCGCAGGGGTACCTCGTGCCAGTCGTCGCCGGTCGTGACTTCCAGCCGATCCGGCTCGCCCTCCGGATAGTTGAGATTCACACCCATCTTCGCAATGGCTGCTCCCCGCGTGCCCTCGAGCTTCAGTTGCGAGACCGCGTAACGCGGGTTGAATTTATGCGTGTGGTTCATCGTCAGGCTCGCGCGAATGCGGTCCTCATAGTCAAGAATGATCGATGTACGTGCATCCGCGTAGTCCGGCAATTCCGGATGCCGCACCGCTTTGCAATAGACCCCGCGCGGCTCACCCAGCATCGAACGCAACAGGTCCAGGTAATGAATCGAATGCATCAGGACTTCCAGCCGGGGTTCACGCTTGAGGAAGGCCCAGTAGTTCCACGGCGTATGCAGCATGATGCGGACCTCCAGGTCGGTGAACTCGCCGAGGAGGTCGCGCCCCGCCGCGTCGCGCAGCGCCAGCATGTTGGGCGCGAAGCGGAGCTGAAAGTTCATCGCTGCTGTGAGCTGACGTTCGCGGCACAGTGCGAGGATGCGACGCGCATCCGCAAGATCGCGCCCCATCGGCTTCTGAATCAGCACCGCCGAATTCGGACTCATCTGCTCGAGGATTGCGGCGATCTGATGCGGCGGCACCGCGATGTCGAAGACCGCGTCCGTCGCCAACGCCGCCTTTAGCGAGTCGAAGGCGCGCGGCAGCTTGAACTGCGCCACCCGCTGCGCCGCCGCCGAGTGATTGATGTCGAAAATTCCTGCGACCGGAAACCCCAAGCGCACATAGGTCGGCAGATGCGCGTCGCGCACGATGCTGCCTG contains these protein-coding regions:
- a CDS encoding Gfo/Idh/MocA family oxidoreductase — its product is MATTQAVLDSLSQRWAQPTAPRPIVLVGAGSIVRDAHLPTYVRLGFPVAGIFDINHSAAAQRVAQFKLPRAFDSLKAALATDAVFDIAVPPHQIAAILEQMSPNSAVLIQKPMGRDLADARRILALCRERQLTAAMNFQLRFAPNMLALRDAAGRDLLGEFTDLEVRIMLHTPWNYWAFLKREPRLEVLMHSIHYLDLLRSMLGEPRGVYCKAVRHPELPDYADARTSIILDYEDRIRASLTMNHTHKFNPRYAVSQLKLEGTRGAAIAKMGVNLNYPEGEPDRLEVTTGDDWHEVPLRGSWFLEAFEGPMSNLQRFVAGEDKALISPIEDAFKTMALVEACYESSARGGTPIPRE
- a CDS encoding cytochrome P450 is translated as QPLPQLELLSYFFLLVVAGNETTRNATTGGLLALIENPDQWDRLRKNPALLKPAVEEIVRWTTPVIQFARTAVEDTEVRGQKIRAGESVCLFYPSANRDEEVFDNPFKFDVSRDPNPHIAFGIGEHFCLGANLARLELEVIFRQVIERMEYAELAGPVERLRSSFVGGIKHMPIKMKLNPARK